One window of the Streptomyces asoensis genome contains the following:
- a CDS encoding alpha/beta fold hydrolase produces MRQAEFDGAGSHVRWTESQGAEPARVYVHGLGAASAVYHAHAAARPELAGRRSLFVDLPGHGISDRPAGFGYTLDEHADALAAALDAAGVTGAELVAHSMGGSVAVVLAHRRPDLVARLVLTEANLDAFPPPSAGSSGIASYTEEEFVESGYARVLGKVGPMWAATMRLADPRALHRTAVGLRRGSDPIMREILVGLDAVERVYLQGELTGELDGADALEAAGVRVVTVPGAGHNVMFDNPDAFVRAVAGQV; encoded by the coding sequence ATGCGGCAGGCCGAGTTCGACGGTGCGGGCAGCCATGTCCGGTGGACCGAGTCACAGGGTGCGGAACCCGCGCGGGTGTACGTGCACGGACTGGGCGCGGCTTCGGCCGTCTACCACGCGCATGCGGCCGCCCGTCCCGAACTCGCCGGCCGGCGCAGCCTCTTCGTCGACCTGCCCGGACACGGCATCAGCGACCGCCCCGCGGGCTTCGGCTACACACTCGACGAACACGCCGACGCCCTGGCGGCCGCCCTGGACGCGGCGGGGGTGACCGGCGCCGAGCTGGTCGCCCACAGCATGGGCGGCTCCGTGGCCGTCGTCCTCGCCCACCGCCGGCCCGACCTGGTCGCCCGGCTCGTGCTCACGGAGGCCAATCTGGACGCCTTTCCGCCGCCCTCCGCGGGGAGCAGCGGGATCGCCTCGTACACGGAGGAGGAGTTCGTCGAGAGCGGGTACGCGCGCGTGCTGGGCAAGGTGGGGCCGATGTGGGCCGCGACCATGCGGCTGGCCGACCCGCGGGCTCTGCACCGCACCGCCGTCGGACTCAGGCGCGGGTCCGACCCGATCATGCGCGAGATCCTGGTCGGCCTCGACGCGGTGGAGCGCGTCTACCTCCAGGGTGAGCTGACCGGTGAGCTCGACGGAGCGGACGCCCTGGAGGCGGCGGGAGTGCGTGTGGTGACGGTCCCGGGCGCCGGCCACAACGTCATGTTCGACAACCCCGACGCCTTCGTGCGGGCGGTCGCCGGGCAGGTGTGA
- a CDS encoding oxygenase MpaB family protein, translating to MKRFERLSQIRRMDPYEDAFEIYRLTAAYEFPWDVTRALELALYRTYAVPSIGRLLAETAELTDRAQKRYDDTSLLLDAVVEHGFDSEQGRTAVGRINQMHRSYDISNDDMRYVLCTFVVMPKRWIDAYGWRRLSRHEIVACTVYYRALGQRMGIKDIPETYEEFEACLDAYEEAHFAWDEGARRVSDATLTLMASWYPRPLAPVLRNATLALLDAHLLKAFRYTPPSPMARVLVRAAVRARGRVVRLLPPRRAPHHARQNREIKGYPNGYRLGELGTCPAPGVRGCPVRHPGGSAAQ from the coding sequence GTGAAGCGCTTCGAACGGCTCAGTCAGATCCGGCGGATGGACCCGTACGAGGACGCGTTCGAGATCTACCGACTCACCGCGGCGTACGAGTTCCCCTGGGACGTCACCCGCGCACTGGAACTGGCCCTGTACCGCACCTACGCGGTGCCGAGCATCGGGCGCCTGCTCGCCGAGACGGCGGAACTCACGGACCGCGCCCAGAAGCGCTACGACGACACCTCGCTCCTGCTCGACGCCGTCGTCGAGCACGGCTTCGACAGCGAGCAGGGCCGGACGGCCGTCGGGCGCATCAACCAGATGCACCGCTCGTACGACATCAGCAACGACGACATGCGGTACGTGCTCTGCACCTTCGTCGTGATGCCGAAGCGTTGGATCGACGCCTACGGATGGCGCAGGCTGTCGCGCCACGAGATCGTCGCCTGCACCGTGTACTACCGCGCCCTGGGGCAGCGCATGGGCATCAAGGACATCCCCGAGACCTACGAGGAGTTCGAGGCCTGTCTCGACGCCTACGAAGAGGCCCACTTCGCCTGGGACGAGGGTGCGCGGCGGGTCTCGGACGCCACGCTCACCCTGATGGCCTCCTGGTACCCGAGGCCGCTGGCACCCGTCCTGCGCAACGCCACACTCGCCCTGCTCGACGCACACCTTCTGAAGGCGTTTCGCTACACCCCTCCGAGTCCCATGGCCCGCGTGCTGGTGCGGGCGGCGGTACGCGCGCGTGGACGCGTGGTGCGACTGCTGCCGCCGCGCCGCGCACCCCACCACGCGCGACAGAACCGGGAGATCAAGGGTTACCCGAACGGCTACCGGCTGGGCGAGCTGGGCACCTGCCCGGCGCCTGGCGTCCGCGGCTGCCCCGTCCGGCACCCGGGTGGGTCAGCCGCCCAGTGA
- a CDS encoding PadR family transcriptional regulator, which produces MLELAILGFLYDAPLHGYELRKRITALTGHVRPVAESTLYPTIKRLEKSGLLVRTTEPGAVAAPRHVLSLTDEGRRELRRQLAEPAQRDITDENRWFTVLAFLRHLDDAAAQAAVLRRRLAFLEEPASFFYEGDRPLRAEELEDPFRRGVLTIARATSRAELTWLRDTLASLGG; this is translated from the coding sequence ATGCTGGAGCTCGCCATCCTCGGTTTTCTGTACGACGCCCCGCTTCACGGCTACGAGCTGCGCAAACGCATCACGGCGCTGACGGGACACGTGCGTCCGGTGGCCGAAAGCACCCTCTACCCGACGATCAAGCGGCTGGAGAAGTCAGGTCTCCTGGTGCGCACCACCGAGCCCGGCGCCGTCGCCGCTCCGCGCCATGTCCTCAGCCTCACCGACGAGGGCAGGCGCGAACTGCGCCGACAGCTCGCCGAACCCGCCCAGCGCGACATCACCGACGAGAACCGCTGGTTCACGGTGCTCGCCTTCCTCCGGCACCTGGACGACGCCGCCGCCCAGGCGGCCGTGCTGCGCCGCCGACTGGCCTTCCTGGAGGAGCCGGCGAGCTTCTTCTACGAAGGTGACCGGCCGCTGCGGGCAGAAGAGCTGGAGGATCCGTTCCGGCGCGGTGTGCTGACCATCGCGCGTGCCACGTCCCGGGCCGAGCTCACCTGGCTGCGCGACACGCTCGCCTCACTGGGCGGCTGA